One Echeneis naucrates chromosome 16, fEcheNa1.1, whole genome shotgun sequence DNA window includes the following coding sequences:
- the ferry3 gene encoding ferry endosomal RAB5 effector complex subunit 3 isoform X1: MKKSKVKVGSATEKEFVFEFKAGKHNCVLKVPLKFPVQENISDLHGRLMLLHKIPCYIENELKSSLSNFIENETILDYDREAELALQRLTTGDLDVNQLTSAWTRSYVETTLEHARPEEPSWDEDFADVYHELIHSPASDTLLNLEHNYFVSISELISERDMEIKKLQERQAAEMDKVMHELGNTLSDQDVNAVASQHFDAQQVLENKWASELKQVTCIQKQEYQEWVIKLHQDLQKSNNSSKISEEIKMQPNQLSELADSGARMFEEQPQLEESFTIHLGAQLKTMHNLRLVRADVLDFCKHRRHGSGGAKLRRLQTALSLYSSSLCGLVLLVDNRVNSYSGIKRDFATVAKECTDFHFPCLEEQLEEVQQVVLYARAQRSSKQKDQPEVPRNGSDDKSKNVERNPSNILPGEFYISRHSNLSEVHVVFHLCVDDNVRSGNITARDPAIMGLRNILKVCCTHDVTTITVPLLLVHDMSEEMTIPWCLKRAELVFKCVKGFMMEMASWDGGISRTVQFLVPKSISEEMFYQLSNMLPQIFRVSSTLTLTSKH, encoded by the exons ATGAAGAAGAGCAAAGTCAAAGTGGGCAGTGCTACTGAGAaggagtttgtgtttgagttcaaggcaggaaaacacaactgtgtgcTAAAAGTGCCCCTGAAATTCCCTGTTCAAGAGAACATCAGTGACCTTCATGGACGCCTAATGCTGCTGCATAAAATACCCTGCTATATTGAAAATG AGTTAAAATCTTCGCTTTCCAATTTCATTGAGAATGAGACCATCCTGGATTatgacagagaggcagagcttGCCCTGCAGAGACTCACCACAGGAGATCTAGATGTGAACCAGCTCACCAGTGCATGGACCAGGTCTTATGTGGAG ACAACACTGGAACATGCTCGGCCTGAAGAACCCAGTTGGGATGAGGACTTTGCTGATGTTTACCATGAGCTCATCCACTCCCCTGCCTCAGATACTCTACTCAACCTGGAACACAACTACTTTGTTAGCATCTCTGAGCTCATCAGTGAGAGAGACATGGAAATTAAGAAGCTTCAGGAGAG acaAGCAGCTGAAATGGACAAGGTGATGCATGAGCTGGGGAACACTTTGAGTGACCAGGATGTAAATGCAGTAGCTTCTCAGCACTTTGACGCACAGCAG GTGCTGGAAAACAAGTGGGCCAGTGAGCTAAAGCAAGTTACCTGCATTCAAAAGCAGGAGTACCAGGAGTGGGTCATCAAACTGCACCAGGACTTACAGAAatccaacaacagcagcaaaattaG TGAAGAGATTAAGATGCAGCCCAACCAGCTTTCAGAGCTTGCAGATTCTGGGGCTAGGATGTTTGAGGAGCAGCCTCAGCTGGAGGAGAGCTTCACCATACACTTAG GAGCACAACTGAAGACGATGCACAACCTTCGGCTGGTCCGGGCAGACGTTCTGGATTTTTGTAAACACCGGCGACATGGCAGCGGTGGAGCCAAGCTGCGGCGGCTGCAGACGGCGCTTTCGCTGTATTCCTCATCACTCTGTGGTCTGGTGCTGCTGGTTGACAACAGGGTCAACTCCTACAGTGGCATCAAGAGAG ACTTTGCAACTGTGGCAAAGGAGTGTACAGACTTCCACTTTCCCTGTCTGGAGGAGCAGCTAGAGGAGGTGCAGCAGGTGGTGCTTTATGCCAGAGCCCAGCGGAGCAGCAAGCAGAAAGACCAACCTG AAGTTCCAAGGAATGGAAGTGATGATAAGagcaaaaatgttgaaagaaatcCCTCTAACATATTACCAG gTGAGTTTTACATCTCAAGGCATTCCAACCTGTCAGAGGTCCATGTCGTTTTCCACCTGTGCGTGGACGACAATGTCCGTTCAGGGAACATTACAGCACGGGACCCTGCAATAATGGGCTTGCGGAACATCTTGAAGGTGTGCTGTACGCATGATGTTACCACCATCACTGTGCCCCTGCTGCTGGTCCACGACATGTCAGAG gagaTGACCATACCATGGTGTCTTAAGCGAGCTGAGCTGGTATTCAAATGTGTCAAAG GGTTCATGATGGAGATGGCCTCTTGGGATGGAGGTATATCACGCACAGTTCAGTTTCTTGTGCCAAAG AGTATTTCTGAGGAAATGTTCTACCAGTTGAGCAACATGCTGCCTCAGATCTTCCGTGTCTCCTCCACCCTAACGCTCACCTCAAAACACTGA
- the ferry3 gene encoding ferry endosomal RAB5 effector complex subunit 3 isoform X2: MKKSKVKVGSATEKEFVFEFKAGKHNCVLKVPLKFPVQENISDLHGRLMLLHKIPCYIENELKSSLSNFIENETILDYDREAELALQRLTTGDLDVNQLTSAWTRSYVETTLEHARPEEPSWDEDFADVYHELIHSPASDTLLNLEHNYFVSISELISERDMEIKKLQERQAAEMDKVMHELGNTLSDQDVNAVASQHFDAQQVLENKWASELKQVTCIQKQEYQEWVIKLHQDLQKSNNSSKISEEIKMQPNQLSELADSGARMFEEQPQLEESFTIHLGAQLKTMHNLRLVRADVLDFCKHRRHGSGGAKLRRLQTALSLYSSSLCGLVLLVDNRVNSYSGIKRDFATVAKECTDFHFPCLEEQLEEVQQVVLYARAQRSSKQKDQPVPRNGSDDKSKNVERNPSNILPGEFYISRHSNLSEVHVVFHLCVDDNVRSGNITARDPAIMGLRNILKVCCTHDVTTITVPLLLVHDMSEEMTIPWCLKRAELVFKCVKGFMMEMASWDGGISRTVQFLVPKSISEEMFYQLSNMLPQIFRVSSTLTLTSKH, translated from the exons ATGAAGAAGAGCAAAGTCAAAGTGGGCAGTGCTACTGAGAaggagtttgtgtttgagttcaaggcaggaaaacacaactgtgtgcTAAAAGTGCCCCTGAAATTCCCTGTTCAAGAGAACATCAGTGACCTTCATGGACGCCTAATGCTGCTGCATAAAATACCCTGCTATATTGAAAATG AGTTAAAATCTTCGCTTTCCAATTTCATTGAGAATGAGACCATCCTGGATTatgacagagaggcagagcttGCCCTGCAGAGACTCACCACAGGAGATCTAGATGTGAACCAGCTCACCAGTGCATGGACCAGGTCTTATGTGGAG ACAACACTGGAACATGCTCGGCCTGAAGAACCCAGTTGGGATGAGGACTTTGCTGATGTTTACCATGAGCTCATCCACTCCCCTGCCTCAGATACTCTACTCAACCTGGAACACAACTACTTTGTTAGCATCTCTGAGCTCATCAGTGAGAGAGACATGGAAATTAAGAAGCTTCAGGAGAG acaAGCAGCTGAAATGGACAAGGTGATGCATGAGCTGGGGAACACTTTGAGTGACCAGGATGTAAATGCAGTAGCTTCTCAGCACTTTGACGCACAGCAG GTGCTGGAAAACAAGTGGGCCAGTGAGCTAAAGCAAGTTACCTGCATTCAAAAGCAGGAGTACCAGGAGTGGGTCATCAAACTGCACCAGGACTTACAGAAatccaacaacagcagcaaaattaG TGAAGAGATTAAGATGCAGCCCAACCAGCTTTCAGAGCTTGCAGATTCTGGGGCTAGGATGTTTGAGGAGCAGCCTCAGCTGGAGGAGAGCTTCACCATACACTTAG GAGCACAACTGAAGACGATGCACAACCTTCGGCTGGTCCGGGCAGACGTTCTGGATTTTTGTAAACACCGGCGACATGGCAGCGGTGGAGCCAAGCTGCGGCGGCTGCAGACGGCGCTTTCGCTGTATTCCTCATCACTCTGTGGTCTGGTGCTGCTGGTTGACAACAGGGTCAACTCCTACAGTGGCATCAAGAGAG ACTTTGCAACTGTGGCAAAGGAGTGTACAGACTTCCACTTTCCCTGTCTGGAGGAGCAGCTAGAGGAGGTGCAGCAGGTGGTGCTTTATGCCAGAGCCCAGCGGAGCAGCAAGCAGAAAGACCAACCTG TTCCAAGGAATGGAAGTGATGATAAGagcaaaaatgttgaaagaaatcCCTCTAACATATTACCAG gTGAGTTTTACATCTCAAGGCATTCCAACCTGTCAGAGGTCCATGTCGTTTTCCACCTGTGCGTGGACGACAATGTCCGTTCAGGGAACATTACAGCACGGGACCCTGCAATAATGGGCTTGCGGAACATCTTGAAGGTGTGCTGTACGCATGATGTTACCACCATCACTGTGCCCCTGCTGCTGGTCCACGACATGTCAGAG gagaTGACCATACCATGGTGTCTTAAGCGAGCTGAGCTGGTATTCAAATGTGTCAAAG GGTTCATGATGGAGATGGCCTCTTGGGATGGAGGTATATCACGCACAGTTCAGTTTCTTGTGCCAAAG AGTATTTCTGAGGAAATGTTCTACCAGTTGAGCAACATGCTGCCTCAGATCTTCCGTGTCTCCTCCACCCTAACGCTCACCTCAAAACACTGA